A genomic window from Chloroflexota bacterium includes:
- a CDS encoding protein kinase — MPNSEELTPNRIGPYRLIRVIGRGGMGAVYLAEHSDTHRQVALKVLPPEYAAMPDRVARFLREGMAGTRLRHPNIVETYEVGEENGAYYIALEYVQGESLRERLDRRALDLRQSLDIALQVAEALAHAHARHIVHRDLKPSNIMIAADGTAKVMDFGLAKVADASAVTMAGVLMGTAAYISPEQARGEATDARSDLYSLGVMLYEMISGQLPFTAETTAAVIFKHINEQPIPVRRLAPDALPAVDGLVWRLLHKQPERRFQSALELASAIRLCLDALDKGTSLPANLFDPTLPSDEMLATTHIPLVGRERELTFLRQALDQARNSRGGLVLISGEAGLGKTRLVAEIQREARSAGFLCLTGHCLYQEDPNPYLPFVEILQSYLDTRETMVGIPEDNDTIGHLVTRLSNFLPYAATAAAPAAHEALRWADAQTALFETIRQVLTSLGQKQPLLLFVDDLQWASAATLRLLHYLARNIQAAPILLVGTYREEDIQQETGAEPHPLQEVMRRMSREHLFEHLALSPLTREQSDALVRHVLPGAPEDAEFLARVYAETEGNPFFILEALRMWQEEGQLVYTEAGWRLIGRPEEMRVPQRVHDVITRRLQRLDEASREILDVAAVMGRRFTVETISAALGLPKVELLRRLGRLEKNHQLIAFESGTYTFTHHLIRDVLYAELAEPLRVEYHLIIAKRLEELYAGRLEEIAYDLAHHFYQGADYRTGLRYAQMATERAEAQWALEEALHFNRLALDAIAHLPPDPHYARQECDLRQRRAALLQVAGDLQGTLEQLERALALCEQQGNASRQAEVLTEIARLHARKSDWDAALQLASQAMGIAERAGDAPTIAQALSVRAIVLFQTGKWDDALDSLRWAAGLVQGDEQALLRARILGNMGNILDAQGKKDDAIRHYRQAIRIFEAAGRLLDSARGSLNLGFVYASMDNPAEARACYQDALAIFRKVGDVYHTALTQQHLAELELSQGNIAAAADLCKTARDTFLRIGDELGKADTSRILGRIAACGADPSQAQKHFADAIASYGELGDRLNWAETSRELGRLLAAEHRAAGAIPYLQAAADAYADLGLTKEATETIQEMSVLKQGVPMGGASVR; from the coding sequence TTGCCGAACAGCGAGGAGTTGACTCCGAACCGCATAGGCCCGTACCGGCTCATTCGCGTCATCGGGCGCGGCGGCATGGGCGCCGTGTACCTCGCCGAGCACAGCGACACCCACCGCCAGGTCGCCCTCAAAGTGCTGCCGCCCGAATATGCAGCCATGCCCGACCGCGTCGCGCGGTTCCTCCGCGAAGGGATGGCGGGCACCCGCCTGCGCCACCCCAACATCGTGGAAACCTACGAGGTCGGCGAAGAGAACGGCGCGTACTACATCGCGCTGGAGTACGTCCAGGGCGAAAGCCTGCGCGAACGGCTGGACAGGCGGGCGCTGGACCTTCGGCAATCGCTGGACATCGCGCTGCAAGTGGCCGAAGCCCTCGCTCATGCCCACGCGCGCCACATCGTGCATCGCGACCTCAAGCCCAGCAACATCATGATCGCCGCCGACGGCACCGCAAAGGTCATGGACTTCGGCTTGGCTAAGGTGGCCGACGCTTCTGCGGTAACCATGGCGGGGGTCCTCATGGGCACAGCCGCCTACATCTCGCCCGAACAGGCCCGCGGCGAGGCAACCGACGCCCGCAGCGACCTGTACTCGCTTGGCGTCATGCTGTACGAGATGATCAGCGGCCAACTCCCCTTCACCGCCGAAACCACCGCCGCTGTCATCTTCAAGCATATCAACGAGCAGCCAATTCCCGTTCGGCGCCTCGCCCCCGACGCCCTGCCCGCCGTGGACGGGCTGGTGTGGCGGCTCCTCCACAAGCAACCCGAACGGCGATTCCAGTCTGCGCTGGAACTCGCGTCGGCCATCCGCCTGTGCCTGGATGCGCTAGACAAGGGCACATCCCTGCCGGCCAACCTCTTTGACCCCACCCTGCCGTCCGACGAGATGCTGGCCACGACCCACATCCCGCTCGTTGGCCGAGAGCGCGAATTGACGTTCCTGCGCCAGGCGTTGGACCAAGCGCGCAACTCCAGGGGAGGGCTGGTGCTCATCAGCGGAGAGGCCGGGCTTGGCAAAACGCGGCTCGTCGCGGAAATCCAGCGCGAGGCGCGAAGCGCGGGCTTCCTGTGCCTCACCGGCCATTGCCTCTACCAGGAAGACCCGAACCCGTACCTACCCTTCGTGGAAATTCTCCAGTCCTACCTGGACACGCGCGAGACCATGGTCGGCATACCCGAAGACAATGACACCATCGGCCATCTGGTTACGCGGCTATCCAACTTCCTGCCCTACGCCGCCACCGCCGCCGCGCCGGCCGCCCACGAGGCCCTGCGATGGGCCGACGCCCAGACCGCGCTCTTTGAAACGATTCGGCAGGTGCTGACGTCCCTCGGCCAGAAACAGCCGCTGCTCCTTTTCGTGGACGACCTGCAGTGGGCGAGCGCAGCCACGCTTCGGCTCCTCCACTACCTGGCGCGCAACATCCAGGCCGCGCCCATCCTGCTGGTCGGCACGTACCGCGAGGAGGACATCCAGCAGGAGACCGGCGCCGAGCCTCACCCACTGCAAGAAGTCATGCGGCGCATGAGCCGCGAGCACCTGTTTGAGCACCTGGCACTGTCGCCGCTCACGCGCGAGCAAAGTGATGCTCTGGTGCGGCACGTGCTGCCGGGTGCTCCCGAGGACGCCGAATTCCTCGCGCGGGTGTATGCGGAGACGGAAGGGAACCCGTTCTTCATCCTTGAGGCCCTGCGCATGTGGCAGGAAGAAGGCCAACTGGTGTACACCGAGGCCGGGTGGCGGCTCATCGGCAGGCCCGAGGAAATGCGCGTGCCCCAGCGCGTCCACGACGTGATCACGCGGCGGCTCCAGCGCCTGGACGAGGCCAGCCGCGAGATTCTGGATGTCGCCGCGGTCATGGGCCGGCGATTCACCGTGGAGACCATCAGCGCCGCGCTGGGCCTGCCCAAGGTGGAGTTGCTGCGCCGACTCGGCCGGTTGGAGAAAAACCACCAACTGATCGCCTTTGAGAGCGGCACCTACACATTCACCCACCACCTCATCCGAGACGTGCTCTACGCGGAACTCGCCGAGCCGCTGCGCGTGGAATATCACCTCATCATCGCGAAGCGACTGGAGGAACTGTACGCAGGGCGGCTTGAGGAGATCGCCTACGACTTGGCGCATCACTTCTACCAGGGCGCCGACTACCGCACGGGCCTCCGCTACGCGCAGATGGCCACCGAGCGCGCCGAGGCGCAATGGGCGCTGGAAGAGGCCCTGCACTTCAACCGCCTGGCACTGGACGCCATCGCCCACCTGCCCCCCGACCCACACTACGCCCGCCAGGAGTGCGACCTGCGGCAGCGGCGCGCTGCGCTGCTGCAGGTGGCCGGCGATCTCCAGGGGACGTTGGAGCAACTGGAGCGGGCGCTTGCCCTGTGCGAGCAACAGGGCAACGCCTCGCGGCAAGCCGAGGTGCTCACCGAGATCGCGCGCCTTCACGCCCGAAAGAGCGACTGGGACGCCGCCCTGCAACTGGCCTCGCAGGCGATGGGCATTGCCGAAAGGGCCGGCGATGCGCCCACCATCGCCCAGGCGCTGTCGGTGCGCGCCATCGTCCTGTTCCAGACCGGCAAGTGGGACGATGCGCTGGACAGCCTCCGCTGGGCAGCGGGCCTGGTGCAGGGCGACGAACAAGCGCTGCTGCGGGCGCGCATCCTGGGAAACATGGGCAACATCCTGGACGCCCAGGGCAAAAAGGACGATGCCATCCGCCACTACCGGCAGGCCATCCGTATTTTTGAAGCAGCCGGCCGCCTGCTGGATAGCGCCCGCGGTTCGCTGAACCTCGGCTTCGTCTACGCGTCCATGGACAACCCGGCCGAGGCGCGGGCGTGCTACCAGGATGCGCTGGCCATCTTCCGCAAAGTCGGTGATGTGTACCACACCGCCCTGACCCAGCAGCATCTTGCCGAATTGGAACTGTCCCAGGGCAATATCGCTGCGGCCGCCGACCTTTGTAAGACTGCCCGCGACACGTTCCTGCGCATCGGCGACGAACTGGGCAAAGCCGACACCAGCCGCATTCTCGGCCGCATCGCCGCGTGCGGCGCCGATCCCTCGCAGGCGCAGAAGCACTTTGCCGATGCGATTGCGTCGTATGGCGAACTGGGCGACCGTCTGAACTGGGCCGAAACTTCCCGCGAACTTGGGCGGCTTCTCGCCGCAGAGCACAGGGCGGCGGGGGCGATTCCATACCTGCAGGCCGCAGCCGATGCCTACGCGGACCTCGGCCTAACAAAGGAGGCGACAGAAACCATTCAAGAGATGAGTGTGCTCAAACAGGGTGTGCCTATGGGCGGCGCGTCCGTCCGCTAA
- a CDS encoding GGDEF domain-containing protein, with protein sequence MEELTLHTTDGCDALTNLEQRELCLIPLLGTGVSGMRVLAQRETIIGRQPGVDLLVRDPRVSRQHCKIVLTNAGPKIVDLDSRNGTFVNDVQVKETYLNDSDLIRVGDTVFRLRYVDRVELERQEELYRRATRDSLTGLHNRQYLLERLNEELARARRHHFPVSFLMIDVDHFKLINDRLGHAAGDRALAVVAGILRDNVRSEDTVARYGGEEFAVLAPFSDVMGARILGERLRSLVERNDWSKGEGRMPLTISVGAATFPDDADAGLDLIHKSDIALYRAKHAGRNRVVNYSSNGEDTEK encoded by the coding sequence ATGGAAGAACTGACCCTGCACACGACAGACGGCTGCGATGCCCTGACGAACCTGGAGCAGCGCGAACTCTGCTTGATTCCTCTGCTGGGCACGGGCGTAAGTGGCATGCGTGTGTTGGCGCAGCGCGAGACCATCATCGGCCGCCAGCCGGGGGTGGACCTTCTCGTGCGCGACCCTAGGGTCTCTCGCCAGCACTGCAAGATCGTTCTGACCAATGCGGGGCCGAAAATCGTAGACTTGGATAGCCGTAACGGCACGTTCGTCAACGACGTTCAGGTGAAAGAGACCTACCTGAACGACAGCGACCTGATCCGCGTCGGCGACACCGTGTTCCGCCTGCGGTACGTAGACCGCGTGGAACTGGAACGCCAGGAGGAGTTGTATCGCAGGGCCACCCGCGATAGCCTCACGGGCCTGCACAATCGCCAGTACCTGCTGGAGCGCCTGAACGAAGAATTGGCGCGGGCGCGACGGCATCACTTTCCGGTATCGTTCCTGATGATAGACGTGGACCACTTCAAACTCATCAACGACCGCCTGGGGCACGCTGCCGGAGATCGGGCGCTGGCCGTGGTGGCCGGCATCCTCCGCGACAACGTGCGGAGCGAGGACACGGTGGCCCGCTATGGCGGAGAGGAGTTTGCCGTTCTTGCGCCGTTCTCGGATGTCATGGGCGCGCGCATCCTCGGCGAACGGCTGCGCTCGCTCGTGGAGAGAAACGACTGGTCCAAGGGCGAGGGGCGCATGCCCTTGACCATTAGCGTTGGCGCCGCCACGTTCCCCGACGACGCGGACGCAGGGCTGGACTTGATTCACAAATCCGACATCGCGCTCTACCGAGCCAAGCACGCTGGGCGCAACCGCGTGGTGAACTACTCCAGCAACGGAGAGGACACGGAGAAGTAG
- a CDS encoding response regulator, whose protein sequence is MTTEEFLQSQIHPEPILVVEDEDSVRSLLLRKLTRAGLTAVGAANGIDALALLREQCFGVVMSDINMPRLNGLELLQIIRETYPDVVVIMVTAYGDLDHAIAAMRLGASDYVVKPFDLDQIMNAVQQALRQRQRNLARRYLESQSRIQQPADAGHRLLLSTVMALANSLEAKDPYTVGHSQRVATLAERLALALGLPASDTQYIRMAGLLHDIGKIGIREAVINKPGPLTPVEYAHIQTHPLISERILVPVAELNGALRMIRNHHEHWDGSGYPDGLRGLEIPVGARILAIADAYDAMTSQRPYRPPLPHDVVLREIQKGAGHQFDPTLSRLFLEIIAEQG, encoded by the coding sequence CGTGGAAGACGAGGATTCCGTGCGGAGTCTGCTGCTCCGAAAACTCACCCGCGCGGGCCTCACCGCCGTCGGCGCCGCCAACGGCATAGACGCCCTTGCCCTCCTCCGCGAGCAGTGTTTTGGCGTCGTCATGTCGGACATCAACATGCCCAGACTCAACGGGCTGGAACTCTTGCAGATCATCCGCGAGACCTACCCCGATGTCGTCGTCATCATGGTGACGGCCTATGGCGACCTGGACCATGCCATCGCTGCCATGCGGTTGGGAGCCTCGGACTACGTGGTGAAGCCCTTTGACCTGGACCAGATCATGAATGCGGTGCAGCAGGCCCTGCGCCAGCGGCAGCGGAACCTGGCGCGGCGCTACCTGGAATCCCAATCCAGAATCCAGCAACCGGCAGATGCCGGCCATCGGCTGCTGCTCAGCACCGTGATGGCCCTGGCCAACAGCCTGGAAGCCAAAGACCCGTACACCGTGGGGCACTCGCAGCGCGTGGCGACCCTCGCCGAACGACTCGCCCTCGCCCTGGGCCTTCCCGCAAGCGACACTCAATACATCCGCATGGCCGGCCTCCTTCACGACATCGGCAAGATCGGAATCCGCGAGGCCGTCATCAACAAACCCGGCCCTCTCACGCCGGTGGAATATGCTCACATCCAGACCCACCCGCTGATTAGCGAGCGCATCCTTGTGCCCGTGGCCGAACTCAATGGCGCGCTCCGCATGATACGGAATCACCATGAGCATTGGGATGGCAGCGGTTACCCGGATGGACTCAGGGGACTGGAAATCCCTGTGGGCGCGCGCATCCTGGCCATCGCCGACGCCTACGACGCCATGACCTCGCAGCGGCCGTACCGCCCGCCGCTGCCTCACGACGTGGTGCTGCGCGAAATCCAGAAAGGCGCGGGCCATCAATTTGACCCAACCCTAAGTCGGCTGTTTCTGGAGATCATCGCGGAACAGGGATGA